The genomic region AATGCACCGTGCATAATTTTTGTTGACGAAATTGACGCTGTTGGGCGAAAACGTGGTAGTGGTATGGGTGGTGGACATGATGAGCGAGAGCAGACACTAAACCAGATTTTAGTTGAAATGGATGGATTTGAGCAGGGTCAGAATGTAATAATATTGGCGGCAACTAACCGGGCAGATGTGCTCGACCCAGCATTATTACGTCCTGGTCGTTTTGATAGAAGGGTAAATATTGGATTGCCTGACAGAAAAGACAGAGAAGCAATCTTAAAGGTTCATTTTGCCAAAAAACCACTGGCTCACAATGTAGATTTAGATGCCTTGGCTGCTAAAACTGCTGGATCTTCAGGGGCTGATTTATCGAATATAGCAAATGAGTCGGCAATAATTGCGGCACGTCATGACCGCAAAGAAATAACCCAGAACGATGTTACGTCTGCCTTTGAGAAAGTTGCAATTGGGCCAGAGCGCAAGAGTAAAATTATGAACGACAAAGATAAAGAGATGACTGCCTATCACGAAGCCGGACATGCGATCGTTGGGCATGTATTACCAGATAGCGATATGGTACACAAGGTTACGATTATTCCTCGTGGTGGAACAGGTGGTGTAACATGGTTTATCCCCCCTGAAGACAAAAGCTACCATAGTATTATCGAATACAAAGATGTATTGGCGAGAGCATTGGGTGGACGTATTGCCGAAGAGATTGTTTATGGCACCGAACGGGTAACAACTGGAGCCGGAAACGACCTTCAAAAAGCCGCGGAGCTTGCCAGAGACATGGTGATAAATCAAGGCATGGGGCGTAAATTACGCAACCAAGTTTTTCATGTTGAGGATGGTATGATGCTTGATAAATTGGTGCATGAAAGAGAATACTCTGACCAAACCGCCAAAGTTATTGATGACGAAGTAGAGCACCTAATTACAGAAGCTGCTCATAGAGCTAGAGAAGTCATCAAGGCCAACAAACATAAACTAGAAGAATTAAAGCAAGCGTTATTACTCAAAGAAACCGTTGAGGCAGAAGAAGTTGAAGAAATTCTTAAAGGCTCACATATGCCTTCATCCGCTGCACTGTATTAAAACCTGATTTTTTACTAGCCGTCTGCGATTTACATCGCTATAATTAATACAAATGAATAGAATATTAAGTCGCGCTAATAAGAAAATATCACTTGGTAGCGCAGCAACGTTACTTGTTGTTGTGGCAATGATTGGTCAGCTACTAGGATTTATGCGTAATAGGTTGATTAGCACCAACTTTACGGTGGTGAATCCAGGTTCATCTGATGCATTCTTTTCTGCCTTTGTGATACCAGATTTCTTTTATTTCACGATTGCTGCGGGGGCTTTAGGAGTAGCATTTATGCCGGTATTGGCAGATAAAATCGCATCCGGCAACAAAAAAGCAGTGCAGGATATCACTAACAGTTTACTTAACGTAACGATTATTGCGATGTTTGCGGTGGCGGTTATTATATTTGCCTTTGCAGAACCTCTAATGCATGCGCTTGCCCCTAATTTGCCTGCTGAAAACTTTAACCAAGCCGTAACTATCATGAGATTATTAGCTCTAAATCCAATGTTTTTTGCAATCGGAGGTATAGTTACCTCTTTGCAACAGACTTACGGAAGGTTTTTCTTTTATGCGATTTCTTCTCTCTTTTATAATGTATCGATAATAATTTCGGTTTTTTTATTTAAGGATAATATTGGTGTAGTTGGCTTAGGTATTGGGGCTCTAGTTGGTGGAATATTGCAAATGTTAGTTTCTTTACTCGGCTTAACAGGATTAGGATATAGGTACTCTCCTAAAATAAACTGGAAGAGTGCTGACTTTAGGTTTGTGCTAAGACAAATACCTCCAAGATCACTAGACCAAGGAATAGATCAGATAAACAGCGTCGTAGAAATCAACAGAGCCCAAGCGCTGGGTGTTGGTCCGGTTAGCTATTACACCTATGCCACAACACTACATAATGTGCCTATAATGTTAATTGGTAACTCAATTGCAACGGCGGCTTTTCCAAGACTCATCGAGAGACTTTCGCAAAATAGACCAGATTTGTTTAGACGTGATTTTGTTAAAGTGCTTCTGACTATGTTATGGTTAGTAACTCCGGTGGCGATTGTCGGGTATTTTACTCGTGGGTATCTTGCTCGCGTTATTTTTGGTGATGTGGCGCCTGAAGTTGCACTGATATTTGGGTATTTAATTGCTGCGATTGTTGGTAGGATAATCTACTCGATGTTATCAAGATACTTCTATGCATATAAAGATACGTTGACTCCACTTTATGTATCAATTTTTGCTATCGGGCTTAATATCTACTTGGCTTTCACATTGGCCAAATCAGATTCGTATGGAGTCGCTGGTCTTGCATTGGCTCAGTCGATTGTGGCGTTGAGTGAGGTCGGTATTTTAATGATAGTTATGATGATTCGTGATCGAAAAATTTTCAATATGTATTTTTGGTCTAATATACTCAAGTTGATATCAGTAGCAGGGTTTAGTGTTCTTTCTGCTTTTGTTGCTATTTCTTTGTTTCCACTTAATCTTTCAGACAAAGGAATTGTCGCATTGGGGAGTAAGTTATTTATAGTTGGCGGAATAACATTTACCACTCATTTGATTGTTTCATTTATTTTTGGTTTAGATCAAGCAAAAATCGTAGTAGCCAAAACCAAAGAAATTATCCTAAAACCAATAAGGGTTTAAGCTCAACTAGTCGTTTATTCGTACCTCTGTTATACTAGATACAATTATGCAGGAAAAAATTAGGAACTTTTGCATTATTGCGCATATTGATCACGGAAAATCAACTTTAGCCGACAGGCTTTTAGAGTTGACCGATACTGTAAAAAAACGTGATATGAAAGCTCAACTACTGGATAGAATGGATCTTGAGCGAGAAAAAGGAATAACAATCAAACTGCAACCTGTACGCATGGAGTATAAAGGACATCAGTTAAACCTTATTGATACCCCGGGGCATGTAGACTTTAGTTATGAAGTTTCCCGAAGTTTGCAGGCATGTGAGGGTGCTATTTTGGTTGTTGATGCTTCTCAAGGTATCCAAGCACAGACCTTAGCGAATGTGTATTTGGCTATCGCTAGCGATTTAAAGATCATACCGGTACTTAATAAGATTGATTTGCCTGCTTCGAACCCCGATAAGGTCAGTGACGAAATAATTTCCTTGTTGGGATGTAAAAAAGAAGAAATCTTACACATATCTGCAAAAACCGGACAAGGCGTCGATGCTGTATTAGAAAAAGTCGTTTCTGACATACCTCCACCTACCGGAACTAGCAAAGATCGGGCAAGGGCACTAATATTTGATAGCTACTATGATGATTATCGTGGGGTTATTTTGTATGTTCGTTTGGTGGATGGTGCGCTGAAAAAGAATGACGAGATCGTTATGATAGCTACTGGTGCTCAGGGAATTGCCCTTGAAGTAGGAGCCCTAAAACCAGACATGTCATCATTACCACAAATTGAAACTGGCGAAATCGGCTACATAGTGACAAATCTTAAAAGTACAAGAGAGGCAAAAGTTGGTGACACTATCACTATAGCAAAGAACCCGGCCGTATCACCCCTACCCGGATATAAAGATGTTAAGCCATTTGTATATGCCGGGTTTTTCCCGACTAGCAACGAATTTTACGCCACTCTCAAAGAAGCGATCGAGAAGTTGTCTTTGTCTGACTCTGCATTACAGTTTAGTCCTGAAAATTCACCAGTTTTAGGATTTGGAATGCGTATTGGATTTTTGGGTTTATTGCACATGGACATCATCAAAGAACGGCTAGAACGTGAGTATGACCTAGAATTAATCGTTACCAATCCATCGACTGATTATCAAATTATTTTGAATAGTGGGGAAGAAGTTGAGATAAGATCCGCCTCGGAACTACCAGACGTAACTAATATTGCCGAAATAAAAGAGCCGTGGATTTCAGGAGAAGTTGTCGTGCCGCAAAAGTATGTAGGAGCTGTTATACAGCTAGTTGCTAGCAAACGAGGTTTGCAAAAAAATATATCATATGTCGACGATCTGACTGTCATAAATTTTGAAGCGCCGTTAGCTAATTTATTAACAGATTTTTACGATCAGCTTAAAACCGTGACTAGTGGATATGGTACTTTTAACTACGAACTAGCAGAATATCGTGCTGAAGATTTGGTTAAGGTTGACTTTTATGTGGCGGGCGATATGGTTGAGGCATTATCTGTTATCGTGCATCGATCTGAAGCGCAAAGCCTTGGGCGAGAGATAGTTAAAAAATTAAAAGATGTTATTCCGCGACAGCAGTTTAAGGTTGCGCTACAAGCAGGAATTGGTGGTAAGTTTATTGCGCGTGAAGACGTTAGTTCTTATCGTAAAGACGTTACTGCAAAACTATATGGCGGTGATGTGACACGGCGAAAAAAATTACTTGAAAAACAGAAGCGTGGCAAAGAACGGATGAAACGGTTCGGTTCAGTTGACATACCTGCTGAGGCATTCACCGTACTTCTGAAAAGAGACTAGCTTGGCGTTTGCATAACCATTGTTTTGTTGTTAAAGTACCTATAATGATTATGTAAAAATTATGGGTAAAAAGAAGAGCAATAGACAGAAACGAAAGATGTTGGCGAAAGTAAAAGTAGAATTACACAAAAGACGGAGACTTGTCTTAATTATCGGGATATTAATTTTTGCACTTGTGGGGGCATGGGTATTGAATAATAGTAAGGCAGCAACGCCTACTGCGTCTGCCTCTTGTGGGGCAACGGTTTCAAATTATAGTTACCAGGTTCCTTTTGGCAATGCTGTTTGGAATCAGCCTGTTTGTAACTTGCCTCGATATGCAAAATCAGCGGATTATGCCAATAGATTTATTGAATGGGGACACTTGAATGATGGTAGTGCGTCTGCAGATGTCATGAATGGTATTGTTGGTGCATCGCCCGGATTCCCTGGACCACCAACATTATTTGATCCAGATGGACTAGCTGGATTATTTACTAGGGAAGTTTATTTGGCCAGTAAATCCACCACAAACGTAAAAATCATGATAGCGGCAACGGGTGGGTCTGTTCCATCAAATCTTGATGGCGTAAAATGGAATAGTGATCCATTAGTGGCAAAACCAGGATACGAAAGTAGTTATCCTGATACACCGATTCCCTGGAACCCAGCATGGAAAACTGGAATGGGTGGAGATAATGAAATGATTATCTTAGACGACAGACCGGGACCCACCATGGGACGAATATATACTATTTGGGGATATAATGCAGGGGGTTGTTTACTTCTTTCGGGTGACCGTATATGTGGTATGTCAATTAATGTTAACCGTGATCGTAATGGCAATTACGTTGATTATAGAACATATGAAGGGTCGGTGGGCGATCGAGGGGTAGGTATATCATACTATGCTGGTGTTGTAATGCCAGATGAAGTTAAGGCTAAAGAAATCCGTCATGCTATAGGTATCTCTATGCCGAATACTTCTTATGGGTCAATTTGTACTAAAGCTCAGCTTGGCACTAATGCGGAGGGTAAGACGTGTGGCACTGCCGTCGCACCGGCTAGTAAATTTGAATGGGGTGGTGTTTCACAGGAGTCTCGTTTTGCTGAACCATATCGTTCAATCTACTCAATAGACAAAACAATTCCGGAAGGTATGCGATTTGCGATTGATTTATCATACGATGATATTGAGTCATGGATACGCTCTAGGCCCGACTTAGTACAGAACCCAACCAGAGCCGACACCGCGAGAACATTCGCTAAAGCTATACGTGATTATGGGATGATTGTTGTAGATACTAACGGGGCAAGGCCGGATATACAGATGGCTGGTGGCGTGAATCCAGAGAACGCACAGAAGTGGAAAGACTTAGGGATGGGGCCTGATCTAGGGGGTAACGACTTATTAAAGGGACTAATAACAAAAGACAATCTTTATGTTGTCGATCCTCCAACTGTTACCTGTGAGGATGGGTCTACATCAAAAAACTTCTGTAAGTGGACAACTGCAAGTTATGGATCTATAGTTAGTCCTCCGGCAGATACTATCAAACCAACAATTTCCATAACGTCTCCAGCAAATAATTCTCAACAAAATGGTCAGTTTGTGGTTGCTTTTAACGCATCTGACAATGTCGGGGTTGTACATGCTGAGATATTCGTTGATGGAGTGTCAAAAAAAGTATTCAACGCGCAACCTTACGAGTTGTCGCTAAACACATCATCTCTTGGAAGTGGCTTACATAACATAACAGTAGAGGCCAAAGATTCGGCCGGTAATATAGCAAGCTCTAGTGTTAGTATAACTGTTCCAAGCACTACACCTGCATCAAAACCGTGTGATTTTGATAATAACGGTCTAGTTTACCTGCCAGATCTGTCTAAACTATTAGCAAACTGGAAGAAGACAGTTGTAGTTGGTAAAGATGGCGATTGTAATGGTGCGAACGGAGTGCCTGATGGTAAAGTTCTAATTGACGATCTTGGAAAATTACTGGCATTATGGAAGAAGTAACTATCTCTAGTTAGTTTGTTGCAGGGTCTTTAGATCCCGAATGATCTCTGAGCTATGTTGTTTGGGGTTGACGCCCAGATATTCTTTCACAATAAGTCCCTCTGGACTTATCAAGAAGGTGTTTCTTAGGGTTCCAGTAAATTCTCTTCCCATGAATTTCTTTTTCCCCCAGGAATTGTATGTTTCTATAATTTTGTGATCTGGGTCACTCAGTAGCTTGAAATTTAGCCCATACTTCTTAGCGAATTTTGCATGACTTGCAACAGAGTCCTTACTGATACCAATTATAACCGTGTCGTTTAGTTTTACTATGTCATCTCTAGCATCTCTAAAATTACAGGCCTCTGTGGTACAGCCTGGGGTGTCATCTTTTGGATAGAAGTAAAGCACCACCCATTTACCCAAATAGCTTTTCAAACTGACTGTTTCATCGTTTTGATCTTTAAGGTTAAAATCTGTAGCAACTTTATTCATATTATGACCTCCTATTTTGTCGAAAACTCTTGTAGTTTGTTTAAAATATCACTTGTTACCTTTGATTTTTCTTGAGATCCATCAACTTCTATTAGAAGATTACGTTTCTTGTAATAGTTAATTACTGGCAAGGTTTTGGATTTAAATTCTGACAATCGAACATTTATAGAGTCTTGATTATCATCATCACGATTCCCCCTATCGCCTAATTTTATGGCATTTCTCCATCTTGCTATTACTTCTTCCTCACTGATATTTAAATGAATCACAGCTTTCAGTGGGTGTGATGCTTCTGTCGCAGATTTACAGATTGGCTCTTCTTCTCCGTGCCATCTACCGAGTGAGCTGAAAATCAAGGGTCTATCACTATATTCTACACGTTTTAAGTATGGTAAAACCATGGCAAGATATTCTTTTTGTGGCGCTAGTTTACCAGTTGCAATGTGTGATTTTATTTGTTCGTGAGTAGATGCGCGAATAATATCTCCACCTCCGATAATAGGGGCGTTAAATACGTTTGACAATATGCGTGCTTGGGTGTCTTTGCCGGAGAAGGGTCGTCCGAATATATTAATTGACCCAGTTGATAACCATGTACGAATGATTTCTAGTTCAGTTTCTTGCATGGATTGATTATACAACCGATAGGGATAAAGTAAAAGATTAGCACTCTTGACCATTAAGTGCTAAAAGGGTAGAATTACTACTATAGGAGATAACCATGACAGATAGACAGCAACGAATTTTGCAGGCCATTGTTGAGCAGTATGCCGAAGTAGCGAGCCCAGTAGGCTCGAGTTTATTGGCGAAGGTGTTTGATGTTTCGTCTGCGACAATTCGTGCAGAAATGGCAGAGCTGGAAAAACATGGTTACATTACACACCCACACACAAGTGCTGGTAGGATACCCACTGATAAGGGGTATCGATTTTATGTGAATAGTATAGATAATTCAGAGGTATCCAAATCTGTTCCTCGTGCCGAGAAAGCTTTGACAACGCGAGCACATGGAGGTGTACCAGAAAAAGCCATTCGTAATACCGTAGACACCTTAGTAGAATTAACGCACAATTTAGGGTTAGCTACAATAGGAGACCAATTATACATGAGTGGGCTTTCAAATTTGTTTGGGCAACCAGAATTTATCAATAGCAGTCAAGTCCGTGAGGTAGCTAGGTTGTTGGATAATCTAGAGCCATGGCTATATGAAGCGGCTCCCAATGAGCCACTTAGTGTTTATATTGGTAAAGAAAACCCAGTTGGACGAAGCGCGGGATGCACACTAATAGTTAGTCGTTTCACTAGTCCATTTTCAGACCGTAGTTATATTGGAGTGCTTGGCCCAACAAGGCAAAGCTATCGAGATGTTATGACATTAGTTCGACGTGCAGGCAAAACACTAGAGGAGGCAATGTATGGCTAAGAAATCATCACCAACAACCAACGATGAATTACAAATTTTGCAACAACAAGTAGCAGATTTGACTGACGCACTACAAAGAGAACGTGCAGATATTATCAACGTGCGCCGTCGTCACGATGAGCAATTGTCAAGTGTTAAAAAGGTGGTGAAAATTCAGGTTGTAGAAGAGCTATTGCCGGTTATCGATAATTTTGAAAGAGCTCTTAGGCATGTCCCTAAAGATATTGAAAATAATGATTTTGTGAAAGGTGTTAGCGGGATTGTTAAGCAATTTGAAAAGACACTTACAGATTTAGGCGTGGCAAAAATACCAACAATTGGTCAACGGTTTGATCCAAACCTGCATGAAGCAGTTGGCGCAGAAGACGGAGTAGGCGAGAAAGAGATTATTATAGGAGAGTTACAGTCTGGATATATGCTCGAAGATGCTGTTTTACGCCACGCAATGGTTAAGGTCCAAAAACAATAAACTAGCACTCTTGACTTGCGAGTGCCAATTTGTGTATGATACAATTGTTTTAGCACTCTAATAGGTAAATTGCTAACGAAAGGATAATCAAATGGGTAAGATAATAGGAATAGACTTAGGAACAACAAACTCAGCTATGGCTGTAATGCAGGCCGGAAAGCCAGAAATTATTACAAATTCTGAAGGGAATCGCACTACCCCAAGCGTGGTAGCTATTAACAAAAATAATGAACGCTTAGTGGGTCAGGTTGCCAACCGACAGAGAGTTATTAATCCAAAGAACACTATCTTTGGCGTAAAGCGATTAATTGGCCGTAATTTCAACGATAAAGAAGTTCAAAAAGACATAGAACTAATGCCTTATGATATCGTAAAGAGTGGATCTGGCGTAAAAGTTAAGATGGCCGATAAAGAGTACAGCCCAGAAGAAGTAAGCGCAATGATTCTGAGTAAACTTAAGGCTGACGCAGAAGCGTTCTTGGGTGAGCCAGTTTCAGAAGCTGTAATTACTGTTCCTGCATATTTTGATGATTCTCAACGACAAGCCACAAAAGACGCAGGTAAGATTGCTGGCCTAGAAGTGAAGCGTATTATTAACGAACCAACTGCTGCAGCACTTGCTTATGGAATTGATAAGAAAGGTAAAGAAGAAAAGGTTGTTGTCTTTGACCTTGGTGGTGGAACTTTCGATGTTTCTATTCTGCACTTGGGTGATGGTGTCTTTGAGGTGTTATCAACCAATGGAGATACTCACTTAGGCGGAGAGGATTTTGATCTTAGGATTGTCAATCACTTTGTTGACGAATTCAAGAAAGAAAGCGGTATTGACATAAAAAACGACAAGGCCGCCATGCAACGACTTAAAGAGGAAGCTGAAAAAGCCAAGAAGGAGCTATCTACCACAGAAGTCACAGACATTAATTTGCCATTCTTGACTGCTGATGCCGAGGGTCCAAAACACTTTGAATACAAGCTAACTAGAGCAAAATTAATAGATTTAGTTCAGGAGCTAATCGACCAAACTGCGGTTCCATGTGAAAAAGCCCTAAAAGATGCGAAGCTGACTGCCAAAGATATCGATGAAATTATTTTGGTTGGTGGTATGACGCGAATGCCAGCAGTTGTCGAAAAAGTTAAAAGTATTTTTGGGAAAGACCCAATGCAAGGAGTTAATCCCGATGAAGTGGTGGCAGTGGGCGCTGCGATTCAGGGTGGAGTTTTGCAAGGTGACGTTAAGGATGTGTTGCTTCTTGATGTAACTCCGCTATCACTAGGTATTGAAACACTTGGAGGTGTCGCCACAAAACTAATCGAGCGTAATACAACAATTCCTACAAGTAAAAGTGAGGTTTTTAGCACAGCAGCCGATAATCAGCCACAGGTTGAGATCCATGTTGTTCAAGGTGAGCGTGAAATGGTTGCCGACAACAAAAGTTTAGGACGATTTGTTCTTGATGGTATTCCGTCCGCGCCACGGGGTGTTCCGCAAATCGAAGTCACCTTTAATATTGATGCCAATGGTATTTTAAACGTTACAGCAAAAGATAAGGGATCTGGTAAAGAGCAATCAATTACCATCCAGAACAGTGGTAATCTTGATAAAGCAGATGTCGAAAAGGCAGCAAAAGAGGCGGAGGCTCATGCAGAAGAAGACAAGAAAAAGCGTGAAGCGGTAGAAGCAAGAAATCATCTTGACAGCGCAATATATCAGGCAGAGAAGATGAAATCGGACAATAAAGATAAGCTAAGCGAAGAAGATGCCAAAGCACTTGAAGAGGCAGTTGAAAAAGCCAAAAAAGTCGCAAGTGAT from Candidatus Nomurabacteria bacterium harbors:
- the hflB gene encoding ATP-dependent zinc metalloprotease FtsH: MDKKAFKRKGGNKDYNRNRGFKSVGFIALIILFGLIVFAAYNQPSKLKEVPLSEVVEQANKGEVEHITITGNELEVTKKGESSATIQSRKEPGSSIYEQGLEQGKTTVEVKQESNSGSTWANLGISILPVLIITAVLFFMLRSAQGQGNQAMSFGKSKARLYGNEKDKVIFKDIAGTEEAKEDLEEVVEFLKYPKKFESVGAKIPKGVLLVGPPGTGKTMLARAVAGEANVPFFSISGSEFVEMFVGVGASRVRDLFAKAKKNAPCIIFVDEIDAVGRKRGSGMGGGHDEREQTLNQILVEMDGFEQGQNVIILAATNRADVLDPALLRPGRFDRRVNIGLPDRKDREAILKVHFAKKPLAHNVDLDALAAKTAGSSGADLSNIANESAIIAARHDRKEITQNDVTSAFEKVAIGPERKSKIMNDKDKEMTAYHEAGHAIVGHVLPDSDMVHKVTIIPRGGTGGVTWFIPPEDKSYHSIIEYKDVLARALGGRIAEEIVYGTERVTTGAGNDLQKAAELARDMVINQGMGRKLRNQVFHVEDGMMLDKLVHEREYSDQTAKVIDDEVEHLITEAAHRAREVIKANKHKLEELKQALLLKETVEAEEVEEILKGSHMPSSAALY
- the lepA gene encoding elongation factor 4, whose product is MQEKIRNFCIIAHIDHGKSTLADRLLELTDTVKKRDMKAQLLDRMDLEREKGITIKLQPVRMEYKGHQLNLIDTPGHVDFSYEVSRSLQACEGAILVVDASQGIQAQTLANVYLAIASDLKIIPVLNKIDLPASNPDKVSDEIISLLGCKKEEILHISAKTGQGVDAVLEKVVSDIPPPTGTSKDRARALIFDSYYDDYRGVILYVRLVDGALKKNDEIVMIATGAQGIALEVGALKPDMSSLPQIETGEIGYIVTNLKSTREAKVGDTITIAKNPAVSPLPGYKDVKPFVYAGFFPTSNEFYATLKEAIEKLSLSDSALQFSPENSPVLGFGMRIGFLGLLHMDIIKERLEREYDLELIVTNPSTDYQIILNSGEEVEIRSASELPDVTNIAEIKEPWISGEVVVPQKYVGAVIQLVASKRGLQKNISYVDDLTVINFEAPLANLLTDFYDQLKTVTSGYGTFNYELAEYRAEDLVKVDFYVAGDMVEALSVIVHRSEAQSLGREIVKKLKDVIPRQQFKVALQAGIGGKFIAREDVSSYRKDVTAKLYGGDVTRRKKLLEKQKRGKERMKRFGSVDIPAEAFTVLLKRD
- a CDS encoding Ig-like domain-containing protein; its protein translation is MGKKKSNRQKRKMLAKVKVELHKRRRLVLIIGILIFALVGAWVLNNSKAATPTASASCGATVSNYSYQVPFGNAVWNQPVCNLPRYAKSADYANRFIEWGHLNDGSASADVMNGIVGASPGFPGPPTLFDPDGLAGLFTREVYLASKSTTNVKIMIAATGGSVPSNLDGVKWNSDPLVAKPGYESSYPDTPIPWNPAWKTGMGGDNEMIILDDRPGPTMGRIYTIWGYNAGGCLLLSGDRICGMSINVNRDRNGNYVDYRTYEGSVGDRGVGISYYAGVVMPDEVKAKEIRHAIGISMPNTSYGSICTKAQLGTNAEGKTCGTAVAPASKFEWGGVSQESRFAEPYRSIYSIDKTIPEGMRFAIDLSYDDIESWIRSRPDLVQNPTRADTARTFAKAIRDYGMIVVDTNGARPDIQMAGGVNPENAQKWKDLGMGPDLGGNDLLKGLITKDNLYVVDPPTVTCEDGSTSKNFCKWTTASYGSIVSPPADTIKPTISITSPANNSQQNGQFVVAFNASDNVGVVHAEIFVDGVSKKVFNAQPYELSLNTSSLGSGLHNITVEAKDSAGNIASSSVSITVPSTTPASKPCDFDNNGLVYLPDLSKLLANWKKTVVVGKDGDCNGANGVPDGKVLIDDLGKLLALWKK
- the bcp gene encoding thioredoxin-dependent thiol peroxidase, with product MNKVATDFNLKDQNDETVSLKSYLGKWVVLYFYPKDDTPGCTTEACNFRDARDDIVKLNDTVIIGISKDSVASHAKFAKKYGLNFKLLSDPDHKIIETYNSWGKKKFMGREFTGTLRNTFLISPEGLIVKEYLGVNPKQHSSEIIRDLKTLQQTN
- a CDS encoding nucleoside monophosphate kinase, coding for MQETELEIIRTWLSTGSINIFGRPFSGKDTQARILSNVFNAPIIGGGDIIRASTHEQIKSHIATGKLAPQKEYLAMVLPYLKRVEYSDRPLIFSSLGRWHGEEEPICKSATEASHPLKAVIHLNISEEEVIARWRNAIKLGDRGNRDDDNQDSINVRLSEFKSKTLPVINYYKKRNLLIEVDGSQEKSKVTSDILNKLQEFSTK
- a CDS encoding transcriptional regulator, with protein sequence MTDRQQRILQAIVEQYAEVASPVGSSLLAKVFDVSSATIRAEMAELEKHGYITHPHTSAGRIPTDKGYRFYVNSIDNSEVSKSVPRAEKALTTRAHGGVPEKAIRNTVDTLVELTHNLGLATIGDQLYMSGLSNLFGQPEFINSSQVREVARLLDNLEPWLYEAAPNEPLSVYIGKENPVGRSAGCTLIVSRFTSPFSDRSYIGVLGPTRQSYRDVMTLVRRAGKTLEEAMYG
- a CDS encoding nucleotide exchange factor GrpE, translated to MAKKSSPTTNDELQILQQQVADLTDALQRERADIINVRRRHDEQLSSVKKVVKIQVVEELLPVIDNFERALRHVPKDIENNDFVKGVSGIVKQFEKTLTDLGVAKIPTIGQRFDPNLHEAVGAEDGVGEKEIIIGELQSGYMLEDAVLRHAMVKVQKQ
- the dnaK gene encoding molecular chaperone DnaK, which produces MGKIIGIDLGTTNSAMAVMQAGKPEIITNSEGNRTTPSVVAINKNNERLVGQVANRQRVINPKNTIFGVKRLIGRNFNDKEVQKDIELMPYDIVKSGSGVKVKMADKEYSPEEVSAMILSKLKADAEAFLGEPVSEAVITVPAYFDDSQRQATKDAGKIAGLEVKRIINEPTAAALAYGIDKKGKEEKVVVFDLGGGTFDVSILHLGDGVFEVLSTNGDTHLGGEDFDLRIVNHFVDEFKKESGIDIKNDKAAMQRLKEEAEKAKKELSTTEVTDINLPFLTADAEGPKHFEYKLTRAKLIDLVQELIDQTAVPCEKALKDAKLTAKDIDEIILVGGMTRMPAVVEKVKSIFGKDPMQGVNPDEVVAVGAAIQGGVLQGDVKDVLLLDVTPLSLGIETLGGVATKLIERNTTIPTSKSEVFSTAADNQPQVEIHVVQGEREMVADNKSLGRFVLDGIPSAPRGVPQIEVTFNIDANGILNVTAKDKGSGKEQSITIQNSGNLDKADVEKAAKEAEAHAEEDKKKREAVEARNHLDSAIYQAEKMKSDNKDKLSEEDAKALEEAVEKAKKVASDEKAEKDALEEAGKELSDKLMPIGAKMYEQAQKEESESKDAKSEDKESSKDEPVEGEVVDNKED